GGGTACAAAAGATTGGggaactgatttaaaaaaagacaactaATCTATCATGCCAGTGCTCCTCAATGTAACACATGTTACATGCAATttacacacacaacacatatTTGCAAGctttactttttctattttgcaaatattttttccctgCTTTTTTATATGACATGTTTTTCCTTGCcctaaaacctgtttttttttccctttgcagcATGAGTAATGGCTCAGGTATTTTGACCGTTAATCACTGCTGGAGCAATTACTTTAATGATTTGCACAATGTTAtttgagatatatagatatatagtctGCCAAAGAGCCAGCACTCGCGATAATGATGAAaataatgtgcctgggtgcagcatcaataaataaactctaaatccagtgaataagatccgcactctcaggtcttaaaaataataaaaatgtattgttcaatcACAGACTGACATTTCAGTCCCCTCCGGGGCTTTTCTCAAGGTACCTAGTTAGAGTAAAACCTGCCTTAAATACATAGATTGGCGGGAAGACAGCCAACGTGTCTCTGACTAGTCAATATCATCAAACTCCCCTACAGGTTAAAGGTAAAATTCAAACAATGCATCCATAGCATACTACTTATACATATTCAGAATTTTTATAAAATCCTAGTTAAGACATTGATCTCAGCTAGAAAGAAAAACAAGATACAATGTAATGTTACTCAGTTATcattaataacaataaacaatgttGCTTATATTACTAGAGTATCATTTTCTGAGTCATGTTTAGAATAAACAGGGAACTATCCTTCCCAATGTTACGGGATGATTCTTATATGCATCATTAAATACACAGCATGGTTTAAATTTCCcttatgtgtgtgtttattaaacCTCCTAAAACTGTATTGTATCACACTATCAGCTGTTAGTCTCACTAGTACCACATATCAAGTACCAACTACACCTTTTCTTTGTTATTTCAGTATAACCCTATCAGTACCCCCCCCTGGCTCTAGTCGCGGAGTATACACACATATAGCTCTGCAAGCAGTAGTTCCTAGGAGTAGGAACAGCACAGAGAGGGAGAACCTCAGGCAGAAGGAACAGCAAAGATCAGAAATGAGAAGGTACAGCATAGACAGGCAAAACATTAAGGGTACAGATCATTGTGGCTGGAGCGGAGTCTTGGAGGAagggtttttgggttttttttgtgggtCATTTTTAACTAACCTGCCAGTCATTACATGCTACGTACCTTGTTTTTGTTCTCTTAGTGGCTGTACTATCAAATGTCGACGCATCTACTTGTATATCATCTTCATCCTGCAGAGCAGCTTCCAGGGCAGCCTGAACTTTGGGGGCAATAGCAGGGCCCTCATAATCACGTGTTGTGCGACTTGGCATATCCAGCTCCAGCAGAACAATATTCTCAGCCTGTGGAAAGAAGAGCTTGTGCATAGCAATAGTCCCTCTGAGCATGCTACAATGTGCAACTGTGTGCTTTGTATGCCTCGGCTGAGCCTTACCCTGTATCTGGAATCAGGACGGACCATCATGGACATTTTGGCATGTTGGCACAAGGGTCTGTTGTAGCCTATGGCCGACACTGGGCGACGCATCATCTGCTGATTACTACAGAGACAGTCAGAGAGGAGTTGGTTAGTAATGAGCAAGGAAAATGATTACTAACACTCAGCCCTTAGTATAAGTTTTCCTTGAAGAATGCATGTTGCCAGTACCTTAGTCCTAGCCcaaaccagttttttttccaaccacCCCCACCCAGATTAGGCATGGTGCATACTGAACCCCCATACCTAACAGATGACTCAAGGGGCAGTGTACTTTATATTTCAGAGTGAGGTCAATAAATACGGTACATTTTGCTTATTGGTTTCATAAGAAAAGTTGAGATAACATAAGTTGCTGTCTCACTTCCTATCTCTAATGAGTCTCTGTTTCCAGAGGAGAAGCTAGTCAAAACGATGACCAGATCAAAGATAAGCCCTCTGTACAAAGATGCTTCATATCTCAAAGCCTAACAAGCGATAAAGCTTAGGGTTTGCTTATACCAAGCTCATTATTTCACTTTACCCTGTAAACAGTCCACAGTTGGAAGGAGAAAAAAGgaagatatattttaattaaaagattAGGGTTTTACATGCCCTGTTTGTTGTTCTCTCGTTTAGCAAAGGTGTATATAGGTAgctactttgcctttaaaaaggGTAAGTCATGATGGCTCAGCCCAAAACAATTAACAGATTTCAATAGTAAATCTACACTGGTTTCCTATAAGCCCCTGTAACCCCTTCTGTATACTGTACAGGTCCATGCTCCGCTGTTCTCTAGAACTGCAAGTTCCACTTCATGAACTACACCTACTTGGTGTAGTTATAACCTTGCCTGGTAAAAATATGATTATGATTAGGGTCTCACTCTAGTCTGCTGATTGCATGTAGTTTCCACTGATCCTCCTCTTCATCAAAGAAACATCTGTTCATCATCTTATTTTTCTCCTCCAGTGGAATAAAGTTCTCAATGATAAGGTGCCTGCACAAGAAAAGGAACTTATACTCCTGGCAACGTGCAAGTACCACCTCTACACCATTCAGtctatcttaaaggaacagaaacaccaagaAGTCGGATGagggtgaaatgttttcaagaaaactctaaaGGTCCAGttccctttgacttaattctacacTAGatgctgtatatcatgacctggataaacgAGAATCTTCATAGAGTTACATTATCCATTTAATACATGACTGATGTGTTAAATGATGAAAACCTACTTCAATTTTAACTCCCTTGTGAGTTCATTCTGTGTCTGCTCCAGCTCCTGCCTCTCCTTGATATGCTCTTCCTGCAGGTCATGGATCTCAGCTTTTACTGCCTGTAACTTGGAGAAGAGCTGAAAGAGGAAGGAAAGAGAAGATTTTTACAAACTGGAAAAGGAACCATTGCCAGGAGGTTCTAAGCCACAACCCTTTCTATTATTCTACTACTTGTTACCTTTTTCAGTTTCTTTGTCTTTATGTCCACCTCTTGCTGCAGGGAACTATATGTCTCCTTCAGCTCCAGGTTCTCCTCGTCTTGACTCTCCATCTGCTGCTGCATCTCTCGCTCACGACATTTCTAAATGAAACCGATAAAATCACAACCATCCTCGCTCTCACACAGATCCTTGGCAACAATAAGCAACTTACCTGTTCAGCAATCTCATGCCGCTTCTGTTCCAGAATCTTCTGCTGTTCATTTGTGTGATCCACAATATTCTTTCCTCCAACAAGCAGCTTGCTCTCCATTGCCTGAAAAACAGTCACTTTTATCTACAACTGTCTAATTATCAAAGTCTGTTTAGTTTTACTCCATATACACTGCTCCCACCCACAACTATCCCAAAGCATGTTCCTGCTACTATCAGCTTTACTTCAACTAACAACTATACACTGCTCCCACCCACAACTATCCCAAAGCATGTTTTTGCTATCTGCTTTACTTAAGCTACCAACTATACACAGCTCCCACCAACAACTATCACAAAGCATGTTCCTGCTACTATCACTACACCCACCCACAACTATCCCATAGCATTTTCCTGTGGATATCAGCTTTACTTCAGCAAGCAACTATACACTGCTACTATTAGCTTTACCTGCTGCTATTACCCTTACTCCAAATAATTTCTATACACTGCACCTACTCATACTAAAATACAGAGCTGGTGCAATCGAACACCTCATGGTAGAGCCATACACTGTTGAACAAACAGTACAGTCAGAATTAGAAGAGATTTCCTACTTCCAGCAATACTAAATCAGAGGGTTCTTGTACATATTGCTCTTACCTTGACTTTGGAATTCAGCATTTCCATGGCTTCTCgctctttttttaaatcatccattttcttttccttttcttttagtaACTTCAGCTTTTCTTCTGCCACCAAACTATGATCTTCTAAAATGGCCTTCTTCTCAATTTCCAGCCGTTCTTGCTGCTCCCTCCAATAATCTTCTTTATCTTTCAAAACGTCATCCCCTTCATATAAGTCTCCTTCCTCATCCTCATCTTCGTCTACCTCTCCTCCTGCAGTTCCTCTTCTTCCCCTTCTTCGCCTTTTAACTCCTACTCTTTTGTCAAGCTGTGCTTTCAGTCTTGCAATCTCTTCCTGAAACTCCCGCAATAAAGCATCCTTGGGGTCTTCATTCACTCTTGGTTTGTTCTTGATATTTTTGGCTCTGTTGGAGTAGCGGAGAGTTGTCAATGTCTCCTCCACATTGTAGGAGGCTGGGCCTATATTGGCAACCATGACAGTCTTGGCATTTCCACCAAGTGAGTCCTGTAGTAACCTGGTGAGTTTGGAATCCCTGTATGGGATGTGAGTGCTTCTCCCATCAACCAAAGCAGAGATAACATTTCCTAGTGCGGAAAGAGAGAGATTAATCTTAGTTGCTTCTTTCAGCCGTTCTCCTTGGGCTCCAGTCTTTGTTTGCCTTTCACTCCCTGCCAAGTCTACCAAGTTCAGCTTTCCAACACGGATGTGGTTTTCTCCATCTAAACCAATCTGACTACACTCAATTGTGATCATAAAGATGGCGTGTGAGCGAGAGCTGTGTTCATTCATATTGGTCGCTCCAACAGATCGGTTTTGATTCCCTACATTCATCACATGTTCAATCTCTTTCACACTCTTGGTAACAAAGGAAGACAAATCCTTGACATACACCCCAGTATCAGGTCTCTCTTTCAGCTCCAGGCGTTTGCTCTGATCCTTAGATAATAAGTCTCTGATTTCCTCCTGGTAAATCTCTAGGTAGGAAGCTCTGACCAGGTACTGCTGGTTCTGAGACCTTGAGATGTGAGTAAATATGTGCTCAAATGAGTTGGGTATTACCCCTCTCTTTTCTGGATCACCACGCACTCCCTCCATTGTGTAGGTCTTTCCTGTTCCTGTCTGACCGTATGCAAATATGGTCCCGTTGAAGCCAAGCAAAACAGAATCCACCAGTGGCCTGAAAGTTTCATCATAAAGCTCCACTTGCTTTGAGTTGGAGTCATAAATCGCATCAAATGTGAATGTTTTGGACAGCTCGTTGGTGGCTCCCTTATGAACCTTTACCGACACCTGGCCAAGTTTTACGTCTACATCAACAACCCTTTCATACCCAGCAGCCAGCTCTTTGCTGTTCATGGGCCGGCACCGAACAACAACCCGCACAGATTCCGAGCTCTTAGACTTGGACATCCTGTTTCCCAGCAAGCAGAAGCCACAAAGTTCACCACTTCAGGAAGAGGCTTTTGTCACCAACCTGAATATAGAGAAAGGCAATATTGGTGGGCAGAGACATTCACTGTTTGCATACCAGATCATTTCTAAATGAACTTAAAAGGAAAATTCACCTTCTTGGTTCAAAAACAGTGCCTGCCATTTTGATATTCATGTTATAAAGGGTCTAGCTGGGCAtacctttttttaacatatgtttttatttagttttcataaaaatataaaataaacaattttaaggAGTTTGgaggaacataaaataaattccaTATTCTGTCAGCAAATAACAAGAATGATCAAATCATATAACTTAACTGTCACTAACAACAGTAGTCTGCACATCTGTATATCCCACAACCCCAGTGTCAATATTAGTTATACATAACTTGTAGATAGCATCCTATTgatttggtgactcctggggggaggggtgatcgTGGATTACGCTCCTGTGGTCAGTGAAGGTCTTGGATATTAGCCGGGCATACTTGTGATAAGAGACCTTGAACATATCTGCAGGACAGACACCCCCCTCATTCCTCAGGGATCACAAAGGATTGTCAGGCAGGTTAAGGGAAGGGCACCTGTGCACTATGTAGAAAGGCCCCACAATCAGAGTTTAGTTGTGCCAGGGTGTGCCAACCCCAAACTAGCACAAAGAGGCTTTGCTGGCTCACTGTCGTGACTAACCCAACGGGGTTGGGACTCATGATGAGGGGTACAGGAGTGGGGACTCATGACGAGGGGTACAGGAGTGGGGACTCATGACGAGGGGTACAGGGGTGGGGGACTCATGACGAGGGGTACAGGGGTGGGGACTCATGATGAGGGGTACAGGGGTGGGGACTCATGATGAGGAGTACAGGGGTGGGGA
The Xenopus laevis strain J_2021 chromosome 9_10S, Xenopus_laevis_v10.1, whole genome shotgun sequence DNA segment above includes these coding regions:
- the kif3b.S gene encoding kinesin family member 3B S homeolog (The RefSeq protein has 5 substitutions, 2 frameshifts compared to this genomic sequence) — its product is MSKSKSSESVRVVVRCRPMNSKELAAGYERVVDVDVKLGQVSVKVHKGATNELSKTFTFVATYDSNSKQVELYVETFRPLVDSVLLGLNGTIFATGQTGTGKTYTMEGVRGDPEKRGVIPNSFEHIFTHISRSQNQQYLVRASYLEIYQEEIRDLLSKDQSKRLELKERPDIGVYVKDLSSFVTKSVKEIEHVMNVGNQNRSVGATNMNEHSSRSHAIFMITIECSQIGLDGENHIRVGKLNLVDLAGSERQTKTGAQGERLKEATKINLSLSALGNVISALVDGRSTHIPYRDSKLTRLLQDSLGGNAKTVMVANIGPASYNVEETLTTLRYSNRAKNIKNKPRVNEDPKDALLREFQEEIARLKAQLDKRVGVKRRRRGRRGTAGGEVDEDEDEEGDLYEGDDVLKDKEDYWREQQERLEIEKKAILEDHSLVAEEKLKLLKEKEKKMDDLKKEREAMEMLNSKVKAMESKLLVGGKNIVDHTNEQQKILEQKRHEIAEQKCREREMQQQMESQDEENLELKETYSSLQQEVDIKTKKLKKLFSKLQAVKAEIHDLQEEHIKERQELEQTQNELTRELKLKHLIIENFIPLEEKNKMMNRCFFDEEEDQWKLHAISRLDNQQMMRRPVSAIGYNRPLCQHAKMSMMVRPDSRYRAENIVLLELDMPSRTTRDYEGPAIAPKVQAALEAALQDEDDIQVDASTFDSTATKRTKTRPKSSRQPGANGSSAGSLLFPQSRGLVPK
- the kif3b.S gene encoding kinesin family member 3B S homeolog isoform X2, translated to MSKSKSSESVRVVVRCRPMNSKELAAGYERVVDVDVKLGQVSVKVHKGATNELSKTFTFDAIYDSNSKQVELYDETFRPLVDSVLLGFNGTIFAYGQTGTGKTYTMEGVRGDPEKRGVIPNSFEHIFTHISRSQNQQYLVRASYLEIYQEEIRDLLSKDQSKRLELKERPDTGVYVKDLSSFVTKSVKEIEHVMNVGNQNRSVGATNMNEHSSRSHAIFMITIECSQIGLDGENHIRVGKLNLVDLAGSERQTKTGAQGERLKEATKINLSLSALGNVISALVDGRSTHIPYRDSKLTRLLQDSLGGNAKTVMVANIGPASYNVEETLTTLRYSNRAKNIKNKPRVNEDPKDALLREFQEEIARLKAQLDKRVGVKRRRRGRRGTAGGEVDEDEDEEGDLYEGDDVLKDKEDYWREQQERLEIEKKAILEDHSLVAEEKLKLLKEKEKKMDDLKKEREAMEMLNSKVKAMESKLLVGGKNIVDHTNEQQKILEQKRHEIAEQKCREREMQQQMESQDEENLELKETYSSLQQEVDIKTKKLKKLFSKLQAVKAEIHDLQEEHIKERQELEQTQNELTRELKLNNQQMMRRPVSAIGYNRPLCQHAKMSMMVRPDSRYRAENIVLLELDMPSRTTRDYEGPAIAPKVQAALEAALQDEDDIQVDASTFDSTATKRTKTRPKSSRQPGANGSSAGSLLFPQSRGLVPK
- the kif3b.S gene encoding kinesin family member 3B S homeolog isoform X1 — translated: MSKSKSSESVRVVVRCRPMNSKELAAGYERVVDVDVKLGQVSVKVHKGATNELSKTFTFDAIYDSNSKQVELYDETFRPLVDSVLLGFNGTIFAYGQTGTGKTYTMEGVRGDPEKRGVIPNSFEHIFTHISRSQNQQYLVRASYLEIYQEEIRDLLSKDQSKRLELKERPDTGVYVKDLSSFVTKSVKEIEHVMNVGNQNRSVGATNMNEHSSRSHAIFMITIECSQIGLDGENHIRVGKLNLVDLAGSERQTKTGAQGERLKEATKINLSLSALGNVISALVDGRSTHIPYRDSKLTRLLQDSLGGNAKTVMVANIGPASYNVEETLTTLRYSNRAKNIKNKPRVNEDPKDALLREFQEEIARLKAQLDKRVGVKRRRRGRRGTAGGEVDEDEDEEGDLYEGDDVLKDKEDYWREQQERLEIEKKAILEDHSLVAEEKLKLLKEKEKKMDDLKKEREAMEMLNSKVKAMESKLLVGGKNIVDHTNEQQKILEQKRHEIAEQKCREREMQQQMESQDEENLELKETYSSLQQEVDIKTKKLKKLFSKLQAVKAEIHDLQEEHIKERQELEQTQNELTRELKLKHLIIENFIPLEEKNKMMNRCFFDEEEDQWKLHAISRLDNQQMMRRPVSAIGYNRPLCQHAKMSMMVRPDSRYRAENIVLLELDMPSRTTRDYEGPAIAPKVQAALEAALQDEDDIQVDASTFDSTATKRTKTRPKSSRQPGANGSSAGSLLFPQSRGLVPK